From Molothrus ater isolate BHLD 08-10-18 breed brown headed cowbird chromosome 8, BPBGC_Mater_1.1, whole genome shotgun sequence, a single genomic window includes:
- the LOC118688277 gene encoding annexin A8-like isoform X1 translates to MAWWKAWDLIESLKSELSGNFERLIVALMYPPFKYDAKELYDAMKGVGTRESVIIEILASRTKAQIKEIIKAYKEAYGSDLEQDIKSETSGYLEQILVCLLQGERDNATLYVDTALALQDAEALYAAGEKIRGTDEIQFITILCKRSATHLMKVFEEYQKLAGKSIEDSIKSETRGSLEDAMLAIVKCTRNIRCYFAERLYNALKGAGTDDGTLIRVLVSRSEVDLNLIKPEFKRIAGKSLSSMILEDTSGDYKTALMNLCGSD, encoded by the exons GATCTGATTGAAAGCCTGAAGTCTGAACTGAGTGGCAACTTTGAGAGGCTCATTGTAGCTCTCATGTACCCCCCATTCAAGTATGATGCCAAGGAGCTGTATGATGCCATGAAG GGTGTGGGAACAAGGGAAAGTGTTATCATAGAGATCCTGGCATCTCGGACAAAAGCGCAGATCAAGGAGATTATCAAGGCGTACAAAGAAG CATACGGTTCTGATCTGGAGCAAGACATAAAATCAGAAACGAGCGGCTACTTAGAGCAGATTCTGGTTTGCCTTCTTCAG GGTGAGAGGGACAATGCCACCCTCTATgtggacacagccctggctcttcAGGATGCAGAG GCTCTCTATGCTGCTGGAGAGAAGATACGGGGCACTGATGAGATCCAGTTCATCACCATCTTGTGCAAAAGGAGTGCCACACACCTCATGAAAG TGTTTGAAGAATACCAGAAACTGGCTGGTAAGAGCATAGAGGACTCTATCAAGAGTGAAACTCGTGGTTCACTTGAGGATGCCATGCTGGCTATTG TGAAATGCACCAGGAACATCCGTTGCTACTTTGCAGAGAGGCTGTACAATGCTTTAAAG GGGGCTGGCACCGATGATGGGACTCTGATAAGGGTGCTGGTTTCTCGAAGTGAAGTTGACCTAAATCTTATCAAACCTGAATTCAAGCGCATTGCAGGAAAGTCTCTCTCCAGTATGATTTTG GAGGATACCAGCGGCGATTACAAGACAGCCTTGATGAATCTCTGTGGCAGTGACTGA